TATAAGAAATTAATAATGATTAATAATAGttattgaaatttttataaGTAACTAactatttttcttcaaaatcctATAAATTTTGCAAGACACAAAATGCAGACAAGTGtaagaaaatgcaagaaaaattttcaactttctaACCGACCAAACATGCATGAAAGATAAATAACTAATTTTCCTTTACTTTCCCACACATCTCCTTGCAAACGACATTAATGTTTACCAAACCCAAGATATTCCATCAGACTAAGTCAGTTTGCCTATTACCCACCTAAATTCATTAATCCCTTGCTCTAATCTCACCTTATCACATAAATTAATTTAGATCTACCAGTAAACAACATTAGTGAAATGAGGGATTCTGCTTTGTCTGTTTGTACATTTCCCACTGTTTATATCCAATCGATGGTAAGTGGCAACTAGATATTGTCCCAACTGCAGCCAACTAAGCCGAGGACTCTATTACCACCAACTTCACAGggccaaaaaagaaaacaagtaTAGAGATGGATCACCAGAAACAATTCTCCACTCCTCATGCGCTAGTATTCCCTTTACCACTTCAGGGTCCTGTGAATTGTATGCTCAATCTGGCTGAACTGTTCTGCCTTGGTGATTTGCATGTTACCTTCATCAACACTGACCACGTCCAGGACCGATTGAGAAGTTGCAGCGATGTTGAATCCCGCTTCGAGCGTTATCCCAATTTCAGGTTTCATACAATCCCAGATGGCCTTCCCGAAGATAGTCCTCGTACGGGTGGTCATATTCTCAAGTTAATAGAGTCTTTGGAAGTTGTGAGCCAGCCAATTTTCAGGGCGATGGTAACCTCTGGTTCCCTGGGTCATAACTCGGAAAAGCCGGCCACTTGTATTATAGCTGATGGGATCTTCAGCTTTGCCGTTGATATTGCTAAAGAGATTGGGGTTCCACTCATTTACTTTGACACTATCAGTCCCTGTGGGCTCTGGACTTACCTATGCATACCTAAGCTCATTGAAGCTCAAGAATTCCCTTTTAAAGGTTAGTCATCGCACTTGAATTTCTTCATATTGATTAGTTGCGCGTTGCGCACTTTGTAATAAGTAAATTTTTCCCAGAAAACGAATGAGTATATAGATATCTGTATCTTCCTTAAAGTCCCAAAGCTGAACAATTTAACCGCAGGCTAGCATCAGACATGTCTTAATTCTTTtgtattttatgttatttaccATTTGATACAGGGGATGATTTGGATGCACCGTTAAGCAGCCTGCAGGAGATGGAATGCATTATGAGACGCCGCGATCTTCCAAGCTTTTGCCGTGTGAGGGAGATTGATGACCCTTTAATCCGAATTATTCTGGAGGAGGACCGACAGCTCCCGCTAGCCCAGGCGCTAATTTTCAATACCTTTGAGGAGCTCGACAGAGGCACACTTTCACTCATGCGAACTCTGGGCCCGAAAGTGTACGCCATAGGGCCGCTCCACACCCACCTCAAGTCAAGATTGGCCGCCACAACTTCACCGCCGGCCTCTTCACATAGCCTGTGGAAAGAAGATAAAAGCTGCATTGCCTGGCTCAATGACCAACCGGTCAAGTCTGTGATATATGTCAGCATAGGAAGTCTTGCGACCATGACCAAGGATCAGCTGATGGAGATTTGGTATGGCTTGGTCAACAGTGGGGTGAGGTTCTTGTGGGTTCAGAGACCGGGGTCTATTGCTGGATCAGCAGCAGAGGGGGATCAAATTCCTGAGGAATTGGCTAAAGCAACCCAGGAAAGAGGCTATATTGTGGATTGGGCACCTCAGGAAGAGGTTTTGGGGCATCCTGGAATTGGTGGGTTTTTGACTCACAGCGGTTGGAATTCAACGCTGGAGAGCATAGTGGAGGGAGTTCCAATGATAGGGTGGCCGTACTTTGTTGACCAGCAAGTTAACAGTAGGTATCTTTTGGAGGTTTGGAAACTTGGATTGGACATGAAAGATACGTGCG
This sequence is a window from Coffea eugenioides isolate CCC68of chromosome 7, Ceug_1.0, whole genome shotgun sequence. Protein-coding genes within it:
- the LOC113778695 gene encoding 7-deoxyloganetic acid glucosyltransferase-like → MDHQKQFSTPHALVFPLPLQGPVNCMLNLAELFCLGDLHVTFINTDHVQDRLRSCSDVESRFERYPNFRFHTIPDGLPEDSPRTGGHILKLIESLEVVSQPIFRAMVTSGSLGHNSEKPATCIIADGIFSFAVDIAKEIGVPLIYFDTISPCGLWTYLCIPKLIEAQEFPFKGDDLDAPLSSLQEMECIMRRRDLPSFCRVREIDDPLIRIILEEDRQLPLAQALIFNTFEELDRGTLSLMRTLGPKVYAIGPLHTHLKSRLAATTSPPASSHSLWKEDKSCIAWLNDQPVKSVIYVSIGSLATMTKDQLMEIWYGLVNSGVRFLWVQRPGSIAGSAAEGDQIPEELAKATQERGYIVDWAPQEEVLGHPGIGGFLTHSGWNSTLESIVEGVPMIGWPYFVDQQVNSRYLLEVWKLGLDMKDTCDGVIVEKMVKDVMQLRRDEFLPRANEMAKLANSSVNEGGSSYNDLDNLIEDIKLMTLKA